The proteins below are encoded in one region of Mus pahari unplaced genomic scaffold, PAHARI_EIJ_v1.1 scaffold_8293_1, whole genome shotgun sequence:
- the LOC110315733 gene encoding vomeronasal type-1 receptor 4-like, translating into MINHKMDLGNLAIKIMFLLQTTAGILGNFSLLIQHLVYYAEYTLKHTDMILMNLWGANALIVLSVGVPYTMAAFGLKQFLNDFGCRLSLYIQRVGRSVSIGTTCFLSVFQAINISHRESCCKDQKAKVAKYIGYSISLLWVLSMFIHFIFFVEIFLKRNSKNMTRKLDFEYCSYVNHFEINGSVYAALVMCPEIFFSVVIVWSSGSTTVILYRHKKRVQHIHSSQVSRRHSAESRAIKTILSLVFSFLAFYSLSSILRGYIALLHNPSWGLVMVNRLSSLCFPSFGPFVLINHYPVMPRLRLVWMRNTNP; encoded by the coding sequence ATGATCAATCATAAAATGGACTTAGGGAATCTAGCAATCAAAATCATGTTCTTATTACAAACTACAGCTGGAATTCTAGGAAATTTCTCTCTTCTTATACAACATCTAGTCTACTATGCAGAATACACATTAAAGCACACAGATATGATTCTCATGAACCTCTGGGGAGCTAATGCCTTGATAGTTCTCTCTGTAGGAGTGCCCTACACAATGGCAGCTTTTGGGTTGAAGCAGTTTTTAAATGACTTTGGATGCAGATTAAGTTTGTACATTCAAAGAGTTGGTCGGAGTGTGTCCATTGGCACCACCTGTTTTTTGAGTGTCTTCCAAGCCATCAACATCAGTCACAGAGAATCTTGTTGTAAGGATCAAAAAGCCAAAGTTGCAAAGTACATTGGCTACTCCATTTCCCTTCTCTGGGTTTTGTCTATGtttatacatttcattttctttgtggaaATATTTCTCAAAAGGAATAGCAAAAACATGACAAGAAAGCTAGATTTTGAGTACTGCTCCTATGTCAACCATTTTGAAATTAATGGCTCAGTTTATGCAGCATTGGTGATGTGCCCTGAAATCTTCTTTTCTGTGGTCATTGTCTGGTCCAGTGGCTCCACAACTGTCATCCTATACAGACATAAGAAGAGGGTTCAACACATCCACAGTTCTCAGGTTTCCAGGAGACACTCCGCTGAATCCAGAGCCATCAAGACAATCCTGTCCCTAGTGTTCTCCTTTCTGGCTTTttactctctctcctccatcttacGAGGTTACATTGCTCTCTTGCATAATCCCAGTTGGGGTCTGGTGATGGTCAATCGCCTCAGTTCTCTCTGTTTTCCATCTTTTGGACCTTTTGTTCTTATAAATCATTACCCTGTAATGCCAAGACTAAGACTGGTCTGGATGAGAAATACCAACCCTTAA